One genomic segment of Fischerella sp. PCC 9605 includes these proteins:
- a CDS encoding LmeA family phospholipid-binding protein gives MSQERKIEENLLSQVAENSISHQLDEAEKIDVDVQTDLLKVIQGQADAVSLTGEGLELQNIRVQEIKVQTDHIAINPLSAIFGQIELNQPVNTTARIVLTEADINRALTSDFIRSKIQRFNLNVDGVIVSLLPQKIQIYLPGDGKLQFDGTVLIHEKGNNKQLGFTAVVSPRTMHQPILIESFNCTQGKGISLDIMVTLMNKVKELANLPYLEFDDTRLRIIHMEAQKGNLILFVKANMQQIPTM, from the coding sequence ATGTCACAAGAGCGAAAAATAGAAGAGAATTTACTATCCCAAGTTGCAGAGAACAGCATATCTCATCAGTTAGATGAAGCAGAAAAAATAGACGTAGATGTGCAAACAGATTTGCTAAAAGTCATTCAAGGACAAGCAGATGCTGTTTCTTTGACTGGAGAGGGATTGGAACTGCAAAACATTCGCGTGCAAGAAATAAAGGTACAAACAGATCACATTGCTATTAATCCTCTCAGTGCGATTTTCGGTCAAATTGAACTCAATCAACCCGTAAATACTACTGCTCGTATAGTACTCACTGAAGCAGATATAAACCGCGCCTTGACATCAGACTTTATTCGTAGCAAGATACAACGCTTTAATTTAAATGTAGATGGCGTAATTGTCAGCTTGCTACCACAAAAAATCCAAATTTATTTACCTGGTGATGGCAAACTTCAATTTGATGGAACAGTGCTGATACACGAAAAAGGTAATAATAAGCAACTAGGTTTTACAGCAGTAGTTAGCCCACGTACAATGCACCAACCCATTCTGATAGAAAGTTTCAACTGTACCCAGGGAAAGGGCATTTCCTTAGATATTATGGTGACATTAATGAATAAGGTAAAAGAATTAGCAAATTTGCCATATTTGGAGTTTGATGATACTCGGTTGCGGATCATCCATATGGAAGCGCAAAAGGGCAATCTGATACTTTTTGTAAAAGCGAATATGCAACAAATACCTACAATGTAG
- a CDS encoding thermonuclease family protein, whose amino-acid sequence MKITKQALLWLCAAILIFGLMGCDRLFPSGDLVERVSDGDTLKVKDPKGDEFTVRFACVDAPEIPHSKRERESKAASDRNQFTWGAKAQERVQELVKQAGDRVTLTITDSDRYGRKVAEVRLRNGTFIQEVLAREGLALVYRPYLNKCPSKEIIQQAEVQAKQQRRGIWSDSKFTPPWEYRALNRK is encoded by the coding sequence GTGAAAATAACTAAACAAGCTTTACTTTGGCTTTGTGCTGCTATCCTGATTTTTGGGCTGATGGGATGCGATCGCCTTTTTCCTTCTGGCGATTTAGTTGAACGAGTCAGCGATGGCGATACTCTCAAGGTGAAAGATCCAAAAGGTGATGAATTCACTGTGCGTTTCGCCTGTGTGGATGCACCAGAAATACCCCATTCCAAAAGAGAAAGAGAAAGTAAAGCAGCTAGCGATCGCAATCAGTTTACTTGGGGTGCAAAAGCACAAGAAAGAGTGCAGGAGTTAGTCAAACAAGCTGGCGATCGCGTCACTTTAACTATCACAGATAGCGATCGCTATGGACGCAAAGTTGCAGAAGTGCGGTTACGAAATGGTACGTTTATCCAGGAAGTGTTAGCGCGTGAAGGGTTGGCGCTGGTTTATCGTCCTTATTTAAATAAGTGTCCCAGCAAAGAAATCATTCAACAAGCTGAAGTACAAGCAAAGCAACAACGACGGGGTATTTGGAGTGATTCTAAATTCACCCCTCCTTGGGAGTATCGCGCTTTAAATAGGAAATGA
- a CDS encoding Mo-dependent nitrogenase C-terminal domain-containing protein, translating into MLGTNNQQIVYSAFINPTIENHQVGSKNLLIRAKDELLEPLRQWLDSLEIQNRKLAKFIAKLIPAQCPFERDIILFGRKVAHIPPMCKLNPFYDQFVGLRFRALCYLVDQCGEDIQSYC; encoded by the coding sequence ATGCTAGGAACCAACAATCAACAAATTGTCTACTCAGCTTTTATTAACCCCACTATAGAAAATCATCAAGTAGGAAGTAAAAATCTACTAATTAGAGCTAAAGATGAATTGTTAGAACCATTGCGTCAATGGTTGGATTCATTAGAAATTCAAAATCGTAAATTGGCAAAATTTATTGCCAAACTGATTCCCGCTCAGTGTCCTTTTGAGCGGGATATTATTTTATTTGGTCGTAAAGTTGCCCATATACCCCCTATGTGCAAGTTAAATCCGTTTTACGATCAATTTGTAGGCTTGCGTTTTCGTGCTTTGTGTTATTTAGTAGATCAGTGTGGTGAAGACATCCAGTCTTACTGTTGA
- a CDS encoding cupin domain-containing protein, with product MEIKVERQPSQERLNQLGVSKWGIWQKEVSKFPWTYDSQETCYFLEGDVIVTPDGGQPVQMGKGDLVTFPAGMSCTWEIRSDVKKHYYFG from the coding sequence ATGGAAATTAAAGTTGAGCGTCAACCCAGTCAAGAACGCCTTAACCAATTAGGTGTGTCTAAATGGGGAATTTGGCAAAAAGAAGTCTCTAAATTTCCTTGGACGTATGACAGTCAAGAAACTTGCTACTTTTTAGAAGGTGATGTTATTGTTACTCCCGATGGCGGACAACCAGTGCAAATGGGCAAAGGCGATTTAGTGACTTTTCCTGCTGGTATGTCCTGCACATGGGAAATTAGAAGTGACGTAAAGAAACATTATTATTTTGGTTAG
- a CDS encoding creatininase family protein, producing the protein MLLHLSTWQEVEAYLQKSQGIILPIGSTEQHGPTGLIGTDAICAEAIARGVGETTEAMVAPTINVGMALHHTAFPGTISLRPSTMIQVVRDYVTCLAKAGFTKFYFINGHGGNIATLKAAFSETYAHLEDLQIYNAQKVQCQIANWFMCGSVFKLAKELYGNQEGSHATPSEVAVTQYVYPEAIKQAPLSPEVGSGHRIYGAKNFRQHYPDGRMGSNPALATPEHGKQFYELAVKELSHGYLEFLSAE; encoded by the coding sequence ATGTTATTGCATTTGAGTACTTGGCAGGAAGTGGAAGCATATCTGCAAAAATCTCAAGGTATCATCCTTCCAATAGGTTCTACAGAACAACATGGGCCAACGGGGTTAATTGGCACTGATGCGATTTGTGCAGAAGCGATCGCTCGTGGTGTGGGTGAAACAACCGAAGCAATGGTTGCTCCTACAATTAATGTAGGCATGGCGCTTCACCATACTGCTTTTCCCGGCACTATTAGTCTGCGTCCCAGCACGATGATTCAAGTAGTGCGAGACTACGTTACCTGTTTAGCTAAAGCGGGCTTTACCAAGTTCTACTTTATTAACGGACACGGCGGCAACATCGCCACCCTTAAGGCCGCTTTCTCGGAAACTTACGCACACTTGGAAGATTTGCAGATTTACAATGCCCAAAAAGTGCAATGCCAAATTGCTAACTGGTTTATGTGCGGTTCAGTGTTCAAGCTAGCAAAAGAATTATACGGCAACCAAGAAGGCTCTCATGCAACGCCAAGTGAAGTAGCTGTAACTCAATATGTTTATCCAGAGGCGATTAAGCAAGCCCCCCTGTCTCCAGAAGTTGGCAGCGGACATAGAATTTATGGTGCAAAAAACTTTCGCCAACACTACCCGGATGGTAGGATGGGTTCAAATCCCGCTTTGGCAACACCGGAACACGGCAAGCAGTTTTATGAGTTAGCGGTAAAAGAACTGAGTCATGGGTATTTAGAGTTTTTAAGTGCGGAATAA
- the gap gene encoding type I glyceraldehyde-3-phosphate dehydrogenase produces MANIAINGLGRIGRAVFKIALDTPELSVVAVNDLVSADNLAYLLKYDTVYGKYDKRVENTSDRIIIDGKSYRVFNEKDPAQLPWGELNVDIVFECTGHFTKKEDLEKHIQAGAKRAILSTTAKSEDVVTVVPGVNHAPESEQIISCASCTTNCVTPVVEIISRRIGVKKAIMTTVHAYTSSQEIVDGPSKKFRRGRAGAANLVPTTTGAATATTKVLTQHKDKFDGVAVRAPIPVGSIADIVFVTEKPTTVEEINSIFREESESEKYQNVLTVCEDEIVSSDIIQDAHASIVDLSMTQVVDGDLVKVMSWYDNEWGYASQMVKEAVHLTTLRAKSDEDSLRGKPLGRHQLPLLSPIKDHRV; encoded by the coding sequence ATGGCAAACATAGCAATTAACGGACTAGGAAGAATTGGCAGAGCTGTTTTTAAAATCGCGCTTGATACTCCAGAATTGAGCGTGGTTGCTGTTAACGATCTCGTATCTGCGGATAATCTGGCGTATTTGCTCAAGTATGACACGGTTTACGGTAAATACGATAAACGAGTTGAGAACACAAGCGATCGCATCATTATTGATGGCAAATCCTATCGGGTGTTTAATGAAAAAGATCCAGCTCAATTGCCCTGGGGTGAGCTAAATGTTGATATTGTGTTTGAATGCACAGGACATTTCACGAAAAAAGAGGATTTAGAGAAACATATTCAGGCTGGAGCAAAACGAGCGATTTTATCGACTACTGCCAAGAGTGAAGACGTGGTAACGGTTGTTCCGGGGGTGAATCATGCACCCGAATCTGAGCAAATTATCTCCTGTGCTAGCTGCACCACCAATTGCGTTACTCCTGTGGTTGAAATCATCAGCCGCAGAATTGGGGTGAAAAAAGCCATCATGACGACGGTTCATGCTTATACGTCGTCTCAAGAGATTGTAGATGGTCCCAGCAAGAAATTCAGACGGGGCAGAGCGGGAGCAGCAAACTTAGTGCCAACGACTACCGGAGCCGCCACTGCCACAACCAAAGTTTTGACTCAGCACAAAGATAAGTTTGATGGAGTAGCAGTCCGAGCACCGATTCCAGTGGGTTCGATCGCTGACATTGTATTTGTGACTGAGAAACCAACAACTGTTGAAGAGATTAATTCGATCTTTCGCGAAGAATCTGAAAGTGAGAAATATCAGAACGTGTTAACGGTCTGTGAGGATGAAATTGTTTCCTCTGATATTATTCAAGATGCTCATGCCTCGATCGTCGATTTGAGCATGACCCAAGTGGTCGATGGGGACTTGGTGAAGGTAATGAGCTGGTACGACAATGAATGGGGCTACGCCAGCCAGATGGTGAAAGAAGCAGTGCATTTGACAACTCTCCGCGCTAAAAGCGACGAAGATTCTTTAAGAGGCAAACCTCTTGGGCGGCATCAATTGCCCCTACTCTCTCCGATCAAAGATCATCGAGTCTAA
- a CDS encoding DUF1816 domain-containing protein, producing MILQGSRLNAMKLLNFVKGIIASFTRSFTRVGNKDWWVETIAAEPRCVYYFGPFQSPLEAILNSHQCL from the coding sequence ATGATTTTACAAGGATCTCGGCTCAATGCCATGAAGTTGCTTAACTTTGTCAAGGGAATCATTGCCAGCTTTACACGCAGTTTCACACGAGTCGGCAATAAAGATTGGTGGGTAGAGACAATCGCGGCTGAACCTCGTTGCGTGTATTATTTTGGTCCTTTTCAAAGCCCTCTAGAAGCCATCCTTAACTCTCATCAGTGCCTTTAA
- a CDS encoding Tn3 family transposase, with translation MTVIERTAYPRFKQYPSAKELAEFYTPTPEEIKFVKSRVKSHEGLLSFMVMLKSFQRLGYFPHPEQVPIAVIKHLRSCLKLREWVKAIPSERQRRNYEQAIRSYLRVKPYDKVAQKLIAIVVVTGAEVKDHPADLINIAIEELIKERYELPAFSTLDRLVGHVRSVTNYRLFLRVSRLLSTEEKDYLDRLLLGKTTESTVTLNLLKSPPLSESLSHMQQLQKKFNQLMTFGDAKRLLSSLAPAKVKYLASQAVALDISEFQDIKLPKRRTLLLCLLYQAQVKTRDHLVEMFLKRIQKIINNAKTRLRELREKHLEQTEELLSLLAQVLTVSNETEDHATLGHQVQTLFAERGGPELLLKQYEEIAAYNTNNHLPLMWHFYSRYRKLLFELVSSLDIHSTSADDSLINALAFVLKNEHKRTKYLPVDIDLSFISNQWRSLVFTRIENTEMLVRQHLEICIFSYLATELKTGDACVVGSESYADFRDQLLSADECTPMIEKYCNELGFPSNPEDFVEHLRNELMLVAESVDQICSDGKQVTISFDGEPVLKRVAPPPVPEGVEALEEAIRQKIPERSILDILCNVEHWLNWTQHFGPLSGNEPKMQHASERYILTAFGYGCNLGPNQTARHTKGVVTSHMISYTNRRHISVQNLEAAVRDMINAYNRFHLPTLWGTGKRAAADGSKFEVYENNLHSEYHIRYGGYGGIAYHHVSDTYIALFTHFITCGVWEAVYILDGLLKNTSDIQSDTLHADTQGQSVPVFALSYFLGIKLMPRIRNWQDYSFFRPSVDVVYNYIDPLFKEVANWKLIQTHWHDMMRVVLSIKAGKVMPSTLLRKLGGRSRKNRLYQAFCALGEVVRTIFLLQYISDVGMRQQITACTNIVEKYHHFLDWLFFGKEGVITENDPIEQEKRLKYLDLIASAVILQNTVDLTLAIQALTAEGYPVKPKTLAALSPYITRHLKRFGDYIVDLKNIPQPLESAISLPKKSLIAVEAILSRPNLSCLTVNS, from the coding sequence ATGACCGTAATTGAGCGTACAGCCTACCCTCGCTTTAAACAATATCCTTCCGCCAAGGAGTTGGCTGAATTTTATACACCAACACCGGAAGAAATCAAGTTTGTTAAGTCCCGTGTCAAGAGCCACGAAGGGTTGCTGAGTTTTATGGTCATGCTGAAATCATTCCAGCGTCTTGGTTATTTTCCACATCCAGAACAGGTACCGATTGCTGTCATCAAACATTTACGCTCGTGTCTAAAATTACGTGAGTGGGTGAAGGCAATTCCCTCTGAACGTCAACGTCGTAATTATGAACAGGCAATACGTTCGTACTTGAGGGTCAAACCTTACGACAAAGTTGCCCAAAAGTTGATAGCCATAGTTGTTGTTACAGGAGCAGAAGTTAAAGATCATCCTGCTGACTTAATCAATATTGCTATTGAGGAATTAATTAAGGAACGATACGAGTTACCCGCCTTTAGCACCCTTGACCGCTTGGTAGGTCATGTACGTTCCGTTACTAATTATCGACTATTTTTACGTGTTTCGCGCTTATTATCAACAGAGGAAAAAGATTATTTAGACCGACTGTTATTAGGAAAAACTACTGAATCAACTGTTACCCTTAATTTACTCAAGTCTCCACCTTTGAGTGAATCTTTATCGCATATGCAGCAGTTGCAGAAAAAGTTTAATCAGTTGATGACTTTTGGTGATGCAAAACGATTGCTATCGTCACTTGCTCCTGCCAAAGTTAAGTATTTGGCTTCCCAAGCGGTAGCTTTAGATATATCGGAATTTCAAGACATCAAACTCCCAAAACGTCGTACCTTGCTGTTGTGTTTGTTATATCAGGCACAGGTGAAAACTCGTGACCATTTGGTGGAGATGTTTCTTAAGCGTATACAAAAGATTATTAATAACGCCAAAACTAGACTGAGAGAATTACGAGAGAAGCATCTGGAGCAAACAGAAGAATTACTGAGTCTCCTGGCACAAGTGTTGACTGTATCAAATGAAACTGAAGACCACGCAACTTTAGGGCATCAAGTACAAACTCTATTTGCAGAACGTGGCGGTCCAGAATTGCTGTTGAAGCAATATGAAGAAATTGCTGCTTATAACACTAACAATCACTTGCCTTTGATGTGGCACTTTTACTCGCGTTATCGTAAGCTATTGTTTGAATTAGTCAGCTCATTAGATATTCACTCAACGTCTGCTGATGATTCACTGATAAACGCTTTAGCATTTGTCTTAAAAAACGAACACAAACGTACCAAGTATTTACCTGTAGATATTGATTTAAGTTTTATTAGCAACCAGTGGCGTTCTTTGGTTTTTACTCGGATTGAGAATACCGAGATGTTGGTGCGACAGCACCTGGAAATTTGCATCTTTTCTTACCTAGCTACCGAGTTAAAAACTGGAGATGCTTGTGTAGTCGGTTCAGAAAGCTATGCTGATTTCCGTGACCAGTTGCTAAGTGCAGATGAATGTACCCCGATGATTGAGAAGTATTGTAACGAACTTGGTTTTCCCTCCAACCCTGAAGACTTTGTTGAACACTTGCGTAACGAATTAATGCTTGTTGCAGAATCCGTAGACCAGATTTGTTCAGACGGTAAACAAGTTACAATTAGCTTTGATGGCGAACCCGTACTGAAACGGGTTGCACCACCACCAGTCCCTGAAGGAGTCGAGGCATTAGAAGAGGCAATCCGTCAAAAAATTCCAGAACGCAGTATTTTGGATATTCTTTGTAATGTTGAGCACTGGTTAAACTGGACGCAGCATTTTGGTCCTCTGTCTGGGAACGAACCTAAAATGCAGCACGCAAGCGAACGTTATATCCTCACTGCCTTTGGTTACGGATGCAACCTTGGACCCAATCAAACTGCCCGCCATACCAAAGGTGTAGTTACCTCTCACATGATTTCTTACACCAACCGCCGCCACATCAGTGTACAAAATTTGGAGGCGGCAGTGAGGGATATGATTAACGCCTACAATCGTTTTCATCTGCCAACTCTGTGGGGTACTGGGAAAAGAGCCGCCGCAGATGGTAGTAAGTTTGAGGTTTATGAAAATAACTTACACAGCGAGTATCATATCCGCTACGGAGGCTATGGTGGTATTGCTTATCACCATGTTTCTGATACATATATTGCCTTATTTACCCACTTTATCACCTGCGGTGTCTGGGAAGCCGTGTATATTTTGGATGGGCTACTGAAGAATACTTCCGATATTCAATCAGACACATTGCACGCAGATACTCAAGGTCAGTCTGTACCAGTGTTTGCTCTCTCTTATTTTCTTGGTATCAAATTGATGCCCCGTATCCGTAATTGGCAAGACTACAGTTTCTTTCGTCCAAGTGTTGATGTGGTGTACAACTACATCGACCCATTGTTTAAAGAGGTAGCTAATTGGAAACTGATTCAAACCCATTGGCATGACATGATGCGTGTTGTACTGTCGATTAAAGCGGGTAAAGTTATGCCATCTACGCTACTCCGTAAGCTAGGGGGTCGTAGCCGTAAGAATCGTCTTTATCAAGCTTTTTGTGCATTGGGAGAGGTAGTACGGACGATATTCCTGTTGCAATACATCTCTGATGTTGGAATGAGACAGCAGATTACCGCTTGCACAAATATTGTCGAGAAATACCATCACTTCTTGGATTGGTTATTTTTTGGGAAAGAAGGTGTCATCACAGAGAACGACCCCATTGAGCAGGAAAAGCGCTTAAAGTATCTCGATTTGATTGCCAGTGCTGTCATTCTACAGAATACAGTTGACTTGACTTTGGCAATTCAGGCACTTACAGCAGAAGGATACCCAGTAAAACCCAAGACCCTTGCTGCTTTGAGTCCTTATATTACCAGACATCTTAAGCGTTTTGGGGATTACATAGTGGATCTCAAAAACATCCCGCAACCATTAGAATCTGCAATTTCTCTTCCCAAGAAATCTTTGATAGCAGTTGAGGCAATCCTAAGCCGTCCTAACCTTTCATGCCTGACAGTTAATTCTTAA